A window of the Zeugodacus cucurbitae isolate PBARC_wt_2022May chromosome 4, idZeuCucr1.2, whole genome shotgun sequence genome harbors these coding sequences:
- the LOC105209720 gene encoding uncharacterized protein LOC105209720 has product MQLELMRATPKRGFHIPQYWDADNRNNICIQCTDGVALALKYKEGVLLATTRAETKSYETIYKLTDKICACVYGAIGDIQQIMKMAISQIKLLEYNTEHEVPVRGVTQIIRNLLHSLQKNATPHPIYAEIIVGGVDCDGYSICHILSDTFKYYRGDYCLMGDKDGLILLDKSYNKDLTEEIAQQLAEDVMQMKHKNIRKMKFCIIDSNGVREITKESADENKHVNVAVLSDDFRRDFVLFKEESNKVTPFCSFKREILSSSREQRTVTEMSLSPPSSPIDDEKPSTSKAAKTPVQVSSYTTSLAWPSDKKDDIVIDFDFDFE; this is encoded by the exons TGCTGACAACCGTAACAACATTTGTATACAGTGTACCGATGGTGTTGCATTGGCTTTAAAATACAAGGAAGGCGTACTTTTAGCTACCACCAGAGCAGAAACGAAAAGTTACGAAACAATTTATAAGTTAACGGACAAAATATG TGCTTGCGTATATGGCGCTATTGGTGATATTCAGCAAATAATGAAGATGGCTATTTCGCAAATCAAATTGCTGGAGTACAACACGGAGCATGAAGTACCAGTGCGCGGTGTTACACAGATCATTAGAAATTTGCTACATTCACTACAAAAGAATG cgaCACCACACCCTATATATGCGGAAATAATTGTTGGTGGCGTTGATTGTGATGGCTACAGCATTTGTCATATATTATCAGATACATTCAAATATTACAGAGGTGATTACTGTCTTATGGGCGATAAAGATGGTTTGATTTTGTTGGATAAATCTTATAACAAGGATTTAACAGAGGAAATTGCACAACAATTGGCGGAAGATGTTATGCAAATGAAGCATaagaatataagaaaaatgaaattctgtataatAGACAGTAATGGTGTGCGCGAAATAACGAAGGAATCGGCTGATGAAAACAAACACGTCAATGTTGCAGTATTAAGT GATGATTTTCGTAGAGATTTTGTGTTATTCAAAGAGGAAAGTAATAAAGTTACACCATTTTGTTCATTCAAACGCGAAATATTGTCATCCAGTAGAGAACAGCGTACCGTTACAGAAATGTCACTAAGTCCACCAAGTTCACCAATTGACGATGAAAAACCATCAACTTCAAAGGCGGCAAAAACGCCAGTCCAAGTTTCAAGCTATACGACTTCCTTGGCGTGGCCATCTGATAAAAAGGATGACATCgtaattgattttgattttgattttgaatga